A DNA window from Argopecten irradians isolate NY chromosome 10, Ai_NY, whole genome shotgun sequence contains the following coding sequences:
- the LOC138333208 gene encoding limbic system-associated membrane protein-like translates to MTLAITVLITVMSMLSRGWSYKERYIRSNETVIFRCNGQEESTSWFRGTEILKSGKNIIVKDKRFTFQDDGEQLVALSGTVASDSNIYTCRLNTGDGRILTEYKLSVMEPPAIRVGSGNFSGPILEADETSNVSLWCNVTGDPPPNVTWYTYLKSNRSKEIGIYGPKLHISNISRYCPWRYYCEMEFIQYENMKLKKGMNISINYPPDIALGISKLRSKETTWSHLVLNETENRFPANITDRISMRCLVDARPYNSSTWLFNGKPFLTHNSGEDVKTVDRPPFYYDITESNHAVEGRWKVLLVVFKILTKEAYGLYECQARNSFGNQSASIFIYQ, encoded by the exons ATGACACTTGCGATAACCGTCTTGATCACAGTGATGTCAATGCTGTCCCGTGGCTGGTCTTATAAGGAACGGt ATATTAGGTCTAACGAAACAGTCATCTTCCGGTGTAACGGACAAGAGGAGTCG acaaGCTGGTTCAGAGGAACAGAGATACTTAAATcaggaaaaaatataattgttaaaGACAAGCGATTCACGTTTCAAGATGATGGTGAACAGTTGGTGGCATTATCGGGTACAGTGGCATCTGACAGCAACATCTACACTTGTCGCTTAAACACCGGCGATGGACGGATATTGACAGAATACAAACTGAGTGTTATGG AACCTCCGGCGATCAGGGTTGGTAGTGGAAATTTTAGTGGCCCCATACTGGAGGCTGACGAAACCTCTAACGTCAGCTTGTGGTGTAACGTCACTGGAGATCCACCTCCAAACGTCACATGGTATACCTATCTCAAATCGAATAGATCAAAAG aaattggAATTTATGGACCTAAATTACACATCAGCAATATTTCTAGATATTGTCCTTGGCGGTATTACTGTGAAATGGAATTCATCCAATACGAAAACATGAAGTTAAAGAAAGGAATGAACATCAGTATAAATT atcCCCCTGATATTGCGCTTGGAATATCGAAGCTGCGTAGTAAAGAAACAACATGGAGTCATCTGGTTTTAAATGAAACAGAAAATCGGTTTCCAGCTAATATCACGGACAGAATAAGCATGCGTTGCTTAGTGGACGCACGACCTTATAATTCAAGTACATGGTTATTCAATGGTAAACCATTTTTGACTCATAATAGTGGGGAAGACGTAAAAACGGTTGATAGACCTCCTTTTTATTATGACATCACAGAATCGAACCATGCAGTAGAAGGACGATGGAAGGTCCTATTAGTAGTTTTTAAGATTCTGACCAAAGAGGCTTATGGTTTGTATGAATGCCAAGCACGCAACTCTTTCGGAAACCAATCGGCTTCCATCttcatatatcaataa